A portion of the Acidihalobacter yilgarnensis genome contains these proteins:
- a CDS encoding DNA-3-methyladenine glycosylase I — protein sequence MSATIPGPDGQPRCRWCEAAPEFFDYHDREWGFPVGDDRRLFEKICLEGFQSGLSWRTILAKRENFRAVFHGFDFERIAKYTERDVERLLSDAGIIRHRGKIEATINNARRACEMVEREGSLAAFFWRHEPDPAKLPEPQTASTSPESVALSKALKKRGWKFVGPTTAYAFMQAMGLINDHVAGCVVRKQVERARKGFTRP from the coding sequence ATGAGCGCAACGATCCCGGGTCCTGATGGCCAGCCGCGTTGTCGCTGGTGCGAGGCGGCGCCCGAGTTTTTCGATTACCACGACCGCGAATGGGGCTTCCCGGTGGGCGACGACCGCCGCCTGTTCGAGAAGATCTGCCTCGAAGGATTCCAGTCAGGCCTGAGCTGGCGGACCATCCTCGCCAAGCGCGAAAACTTCCGCGCCGTCTTCCACGGCTTCGATTTCGAGCGGATCGCCAAATATACCGAGCGCGACGTCGAGCGCTTGCTCAGTGATGCCGGCATCATTCGCCACCGTGGCAAGATCGAGGCGACGATTAACAATGCCCGCCGCGCCTGCGAAATGGTCGAGCGCGAGGGTTCACTGGCCGCGTTCTTCTGGCGTCACGAGCCGGACCCGGCCAAGCTGCCGGAGCCGCAGACGGCGTCCACCTCGCCGGAATCCGTGGCTCTGTCGAAGGCGCTGAAGAAACGGGGCTGGAAATTCGTCGGCCCGACCACGGCCTACGCCTTCATGCAGGCCATGGGCTTGATCAACGACCACGTGGCCGGTTGCGTTGTCCGCAAGCAGGTCGAGCGCGCGCGGAAAGGCTTCACGCGGCCATAG
- a CDS encoding cupin domain-containing protein, producing the protein MAHHDAEDELFLVVRGRLIMRLRDREIEVNEGEFVVVPRGVEHQPYAAEEVEVLLFEPADTLNTGNVRNERTVDRPLSI; encoded by the coding sequence GTGGCACATCACGACGCGGAGGACGAGCTGTTCCTGGTCGTCAGGGGTAGGCTCATCATGCGCCTGCGTGACCGCGAGATCGAGGTGAACGAAGGTGAATTCGTGGTCGTCCCGCGCGGCGTGGAGCACCAGCCGTACGCCGCCGAGGAGGTTGAGGTGCTGCTGTTCGAACCAGCAGACACGCTGAACACCGGCAACGTGCGCAACGAGCGCACGGTCGACCGTCCGCTATCGATCTGA
- a CDS encoding GNAT family N-acetyltransferase has translation MSAAYSVAPATPADAAGVAVLVGELLGEIVRATGTAAFDFDLAETQARLADFLAGGRYFVFTARDEAGDLAGFLTLYEGCALYAGGVFGTLAELYVRPECRSGGLGRSLLAEARALGAARAWTRLEVTTPPLPEFAATLAFYEREGFAVTGGRKLKMAL, from the coding sequence GTGAGCGCCGCTTATAGTGTCGCGCCTGCGACGCCGGCCGACGCGGCTGGGGTTGCGGTGCTCGTCGGCGAGCTGTTGGGCGAGATCGTGCGCGCGACCGGTACCGCAGCGTTCGACTTCGATCTCGCAGAAACGCAGGCGCGTCTCGCCGATTTCTTGGCTGGAGGCCGCTATTTTGTGTTTACGGCGCGCGACGAAGCGGGCGATTTGGCCGGTTTTCTCACCCTCTACGAGGGCTGTGCGCTCTATGCCGGCGGTGTCTTCGGCACCCTGGCGGAGCTGTACGTCAGACCCGAGTGCCGCAGCGGCGGCTTGGGTCGCAGCTTGCTGGCCGAAGCCCGCGCACTCGGTGCGGCGCGCGCTTGGACCCGTCTGGAGGTGACCACGCCGCCGCTGCCGGAGTTTGCGGCAACGCTGGCCTTTTACGAACGCGAGGGCTTCGCCGTCACCGGCGGGCGTAAACTCAAAATGGCATTGTGA
- the ltaE gene encoding low-specificity L-threonine aldolase: MTNPPDFTIDLRSDTLTQPTEAMREAMARAEVGDDVYGEDPTVNALETLAAERLGKAAALFVPSGTLGNLISVLVHCGRGDEMILGADAHIFYYEQGGAAAFGGVQPRTLPNEVDGTLDLAHVEAAIREDNDHYPVTRLLALENTHNRCGGRVLGMDYMDAAAELAHARGLRLHVDGARIWNAAVALGVSPARLLAGADSVSACLSKGLSAPVGSVVAGDADFVRRARRLRKALGGGMRQAGVIAAAGIVALEEMVERLADDHANARRLAEGLAALDGVRIASSTVQTNLVYFDLTRPSPDAADFCAALERQGVRMGATSATSVRAVIHRHVSAADVERVLAIVAEALRAAAA, translated from the coding sequence ATGACCAATCCGCCGGACTTCACGATCGACCTACGCAGCGACACGTTGACGCAGCCCACCGAGGCCATGCGCGAGGCCATGGCGCGCGCCGAAGTGGGCGACGACGTCTACGGTGAGGACCCCACCGTCAACGCGCTGGAGACGCTCGCCGCCGAGCGCCTGGGCAAGGCCGCGGCGCTGTTCGTGCCTAGCGGCACCCTGGGTAATCTGATCTCGGTGCTCGTCCACTGCGGGCGCGGCGACGAGATGATCCTCGGCGCCGATGCGCACATTTTCTACTACGAACAGGGCGGCGCCGCGGCCTTCGGCGGCGTGCAGCCGCGCACCCTGCCTAACGAAGTGGACGGCACGCTCGACCTCGCACATGTCGAGGCGGCGATCCGTGAGGATAACGATCATTATCCGGTCACGCGCCTGCTCGCCCTGGAGAACACGCACAATCGTTGCGGCGGTCGCGTGCTGGGTATGGACTACATGGATGCGGCGGCGGAACTCGCCCATGCCCGCGGCCTGCGCCTGCACGTCGACGGTGCGCGCATCTGGAATGCCGCCGTGGCGCTCGGCGTCAGCCCCGCGCGGTTGCTGGCAGGCGCCGACAGCGTCAGTGCGTGTCTGAGCAAGGGATTGTCGGCGCCGGTCGGCTCCGTGGTCGCCGGCGACGCGGATTTTGTCCGCCGTGCGAGACGCCTGCGCAAGGCGCTCGGTGGTGGCATGCGTCAGGCCGGCGTGATCGCCGCTGCCGGCATCGTGGCGCTGGAGGAAATGGTCGAGCGCCTGGCCGACGACCACGCCAACGCGCGGCGCCTGGCCGAGGGGCTCGCGGCGCTGGACGGTGTGCGTATTGCCTCGTCGACGGTGCAGACCAATCTCGTGTATTTCGATCTGACCCGTCCCAGTCCTGACGCGGCCGATTTCTGTGCCGCGCTCGAACGCCAGGGCGTGCGCATGGGCGCGACCTCTGCGACCAGTGTTCGCGCCGTCATCCACCGTCACGTGAGCGCCGCCGATGTGGAGCGCGTGTTGGCGATCGTCGCCGAGGCGCTGCGCGCGGCTGCCGCGTGA